Genomic DNA from Bacteroidetes Order II. bacterium:
ACTGTATTTTTTGGCCGCATTGCCCGCAATCGTAACTTCTTCCAACGTTGCATTAGACCAGCCCGTCTTCCAAGTATCCACAGGGACATTGGTGTAGGCATCGCTAAAGAGCGAGATCACATCGCCAGCGGCACGGGTTGGTGTTGGAGCGGCGGCTGTTGGGCCAGTTGGTGGCGGCGTTGCGCTCGCACTAAAGGTAATGTTGTCAAAATAGATAATGTTATCTTGCCCTCTTCCTCCAAGGTTAAAATCTGGAAATACAACAATTTGATCAAATTGGCCTTCCGTTGCTGGTGGGTTTACCCTACCCGAGAAATCGAAGGTTAACTCCTCCCACTCATTAATTTTGGTATTAGGCTTTTTAATCTCGGCTTCGGCCCAACCACTGGTAGCAGTCAATTTAATGCCCACATCACTGATGACCGATTTATATACCATAATCTTGATGGTGGCATTGTTGGCATCAAGCACAAAGCCGCCTAAGTTTGCCGCACCATGTGCTGTTTCGGTACCAGCCCAAGGCTGACCTGCACCCAAGGCCGTAAATTTGGCAACCTTTGAAGACGTATTGATCCCACTCGGATTAGGGTTGTCCACAAATTCGAGAGCGGGATTGGTGGCGTTTTCAAAGACATTCCAAGTCCAAGATGCGCCGAATCCACCCGATTCAAAGTTTATTGGATTTTTTTGCGCAAAGCCTAGTGGAGCTAGGGCAAGCGCAAACAATAAGTATAACAGACGTTTCATTTTGTTATGGTTTTGTTTGTGGATAAAAGAAACTTGATTTATACATCACACCTTTAGCTGTTCGGCACAATCCCAAAGCCCCCAGTATGCGCCAACATCGCCTTCGTCTCCTATTTTCCAAGATTCATCAAAAGAAGAAAAGTAGAAACTATCTATATTTAGGGCTTTGGCCCATTGCTGGAATTGGACAAAGTACCGTTTTGTATTTTCGATAGAAGGATAAGCCGCCTTAAAATTAAGCCCTTGGCTGGGCCAACCAGTCTCGGTAATAATGACTTTCTTGCCACTGGAAACAGAAAGGGCTTGCTGATACATTTGATGAATATGAGAAAGCGAATCTTCTATGGACGTCCCTTCCCAATAAGGATAACAATTACACAAAATCAGGTCACAACTATCTGCAATATTGCGATGTTGTACAAATTGGTAATAGGCATCAACATAACCAACTGGAATATATGGTATCGCACGTTTGACCTGCTCTATTTGAACACATAATGCCTCGGCACTTAATTCGTTTCGGTATAAAACCTCATTTCCAACAGCCGCAATATCCACCAATCCTTCTTCCGCTAATACGATTAGGGCCTCCACTTCTGCCTGATTCTTCTCTGCGTCTTTCCCTATCCATGCCCCAACAAGCGTTTTAAAACCTAATTCTTTTGCTAATTTAGGAATCAATTCATTGCCTTCGGTACAAGAAAATGTCCGAATCCAGCTACAATGGGGTTTAAGTACATTTAGTCGCCGTCTAATTTGGGCTTCAGTTACCACATCTCCTGGTTTCTGACCTTCCTCATAAAGACTAAAGCAGAAACCATGAACCTTTTGTCTTAATATTTCAATAAACTGGTCGCGGAGATCATCGCTGGACACATCTGTATATTGTGCAAACTCTACAGCATCTTGTGCCACATATTGTTGTAAATCGTTAATCCTTATTGACATTTTTAGATTATTATTTTATATGTTATTTAGATTATTATTTATATATTATTTTTGTCATAAATCTAAACACAAGAATGTTATTTTTTATCAGCTTTCTTTTTCTCTTTCCAGAGACCGACTTAAGGGGTACTTAAACGAAGATCATTCGTTGGTTTTCACCATAAAGCCTTATTGGGATGGGTATGGATTTTGCAAATAGCGCTTTTCTTGAGTTTTAATAAAGTAAAGCATTCACGCAGGGAACACCACATGATCCGCCTGCATAACTGCCCGGATTTCACCAGACATAATCCAGACAGCCCCGTCTAAAGACCGAAAAAACCATCTGATCACCTTTCAATTGGCCAAGATCATTGCCCGGTTAATATGGTATTAAAGATACATATGGGTGATCGGGGTAACACCAAACTTGTACGACCTTCTATTTTTCCGCACCAACACCCTACCTTCAGGACTTCAACACCCTACCTTCAGGACTTCAAATTTCATTTCAGTTGGTCGCATTCTTGATTCATTCCTTTCTACTTTTTCTTATATTGCCCACCAGAGGTTGTCTCCTCTCCCTGTTCACACAACCTTTATCCTCCCTAAAATAGAATGCCTATTATGAACGGAACTGCAATGCCGGAAATTCTTACGCGCCGCAAAACTGAACAACAGCGTCGCTCCGACCCCCTCGGAAGGTTAGAACAATTCTATCATGCCGCAAAAAAAGGCGAATGGAGTATTAAAGACTTGCCTTGGGAAAATGCGGATCCAGTCCCCCGTGTTGAAAGCGAACGCTGGCGCATCGTCTGGGCAAGTGTGGTAGCGCAACAACTTCAGGCAGACATCATTGCTGTTGAAGCGGCCTCAAACTTACTTGTGGATGTGACCGAGTTTGAAGCCCGCATGTATTATTCCACGATGGTAAGCGACGAAGCACGGCATTGCGAGGCATGGACCAAACTATCCCATATGCTGGATCCTGTAGAGGCACACAACCCTTACTTGGCTGAAATGGGCGATATTTTCCGAGAAGAAAAAGGACTTGAAAACCGTGTATTGGCCTTTCAGGTTTGCTTTGAAGGAGCCGCCATTTACGCCTTCAAAGAAATATCTGCTGCCGCACAGCAAACTATTTTGGGGGATATGGCCACACGCCTAATTCGGGACGACAGTATCCACCACAATTCGGGCGTGGCATACGCTGCATACTTGCTTTCAAAAGTATCCGAATCTCAGAAAAAAGACCTGCACAAAACCTTGAAGCGCTACGCCCCCCTATATGTCGAAAGCACCCTCTGGAAACCCAAAGCCCGGCAATGGGTGGCACGGTTTACAGCACAGCGCGATCGGGAATTACTCCACCGCAATCAGGTTCTTATCAATAAAGCTGTTTTAGGGCTCGGCTTGGGACCCGTTTTTGACATTTGATTTGTGCCGCATTCAACCCACATGGCCTCCTGTCCTATTTAGGATGGGAGGCTTTTTGGTGGAAGATTAAAGGCCAAACGAGGCGTTGTTCATCTTGGCATCTACATCATTTTCACTTGCAATGAATGGCCACATGTATGTATCTTGTTATCACAAGTAATTACATGATTTTACTTTTTTATTTTACAAGCTGGGGTTAAACAATGGTCCAATATCTTACCGGCGACGTATTGGCTTTACTGATCGGCCTATCTTTAGGACTAATTGGCGGGGGTGGATCAATTCTGACTGTTCCCGTTTTGGTGTATGTCATGGGTATCAATCCGGTCATTTCGACGGCTTATTCGCTGTTTATTGTGGGTAGTACATCATTGGTTGGTGCAGCGGATTATGCCAAAAAAGACTTAATTGACTTTAGAACAGCAGCGGTTTTTGCCCTCCCTTCTTTTTTGGCGGTTTTTCTGGTTCGGAAGTTTGTGGTACCAGCCATTCCTGATGTTTTGTTTAGTATTCAGGGATTTGTACTAACCCGTGAAACTGGGCTAATGGTTCTTTTTGCATTGATTATGCTGGGCGCCGCCGCCTCCATGATTTACAGCCGTACTTCGGTAGAACAGACGGGAACCCTTTCCTTTAATTACCCGATGATCATGTTAGAAGGCCTGATCGTAGGTGCGGTTACGGGCTTGGTGGGCGCTGGTGGCGGTTTTCTGATTATTCCCGCTCTGGTATTATTGGCCAATTTACCCATCAAAAAGGCAGTAGGGACGTCTTTGCTCATTATAGCGGTAAAATCGCTATTTGGTTTTTTAGGAGATGTCATGAACATGCCTACCATTGACTGGCAGCTCCTGCTCAACTTCACCTTATTCGCCACCATCGGTATTTTTACGGGAAGCTATTTGTCTAAATACGTGGCGCCTGCGTCTCTAAAAAAAGGATTTGGTTGGTTTTTGGTGATCATGGCAGGTTATATCCTAACCAAAGAACTCTGGATTAATTAATCTGTTTGTTCATGCGGGATACACGTTCAGAAAGCCTTATCCAAGTCGTCCAAACGCTTCCTGATGTCTTGTTGTCTGGTTGTGTAGAGTGCAAGAGAACGCCCCTCCAGCTCAAGGAGTGCATCAAAATCATCAAAATTTGCATCAATACGGTCTTTAAGTGTATTGATGTATGAATTGAGGCGTTGATGTACCTCTTTTTCTAATTGGGTGCGGCCCTTGGTGACTTCTTCCCGGAACTCGTCCATGATACGCCTCCGCTTAAGCCCTACCGTTACCCCGGCAAAAAGAAGACCCATTGTGGTAAGCAAGCCGCCTGTAATGTCCAGAATGGCTCCTTGTGTTACGGTTGCCAAGATCACCCCAATAATAGCCAATCCACTTCCAGTAGCGATATTGGGGGAGAAGGACGTGTTTTGGTCGCTAAGACCATCGGCACGGAAGTTCTCGGAACGGCTTAAAAACGTGGTAAACGTACTCTGGAGGTCCGCCAGTACCGTACTCCGCCGTTCGGCGATGTCACTAAAAATTTCGTGGTTATTTTTAAGAATAGTTTGGCTATTTTTGATTTTCATATCCACCAAGCGTGCCATTGTCTGAATCTGGTCGGCAATGTCTCCCACCCCTTCTTCTAATTTCCGGCGCATTTCAGATTGAAGGTCTTGTTCAAAGTGGTAGCTCAACTGCTTGATCCATGCCTGGGGCGATGCGCCCGCGTCAAAAATTGAAGAGACCGAACGTTTCAGGAGGGTAAAGAAGGAAAGTCCATCTTCCAATGTATGTTCTACCCGCCGGGTAATGTGGTCGTATCCGGCCAGTAGGTTTTCCGAAAGCACAGCAACCTGCTTAACGGATTTCCGCGATTGGCTCTCCAGCGTTTCTTTTATATCTGCACGAAAGACCACATCGGCTTCGTATTGTTTTACCCGAATGGCCAGTGCCGCTGCAATTTTATCGTTAATGTTTTGTGATGTGCTAATGTTGTTTCGCAGTTTTAGATACGGGGCTTTTCCACCCGTTATGTTTTCGCGGATATAAGCACGGATTTCACCAAACCCACTTTCTTCCACAAGTCCTTCTTGCTCCTGCTTGGCCGAGGCCGCAAAAACTACGGGCTGTGCAATCCCTTTCTTGATGGCATAATCCACCACGCCTTGCTTATTAATCGCCAAGTCGGCCGGATTCATCAAGTCTTTTTGCTGCAACACAAAAATGATTTTCTTTCTCCAATCGGAATGAATGAAATCAAAAAAATCCCACGCCGATTGGCGGTACGGATTTTTTGATTCAAATACAAAGACAATCAGGTCTGAAGCAGGAATGAATCGCTCCGTAATTTCTTGGTGATGCGCCACAATGGTATTGGTCCCCGGCGTATCCACAATGGCAATTTCTTGCAGAATAGGCTCTGGCGTAAAGATTTTTTTAAGGTGCTCATTAACCACTACAACTTCCTCCTGTTCACCGTACAAAATCTGTTGAACGGTGTCGGTACAAGGAGAGGGCGCCACCTTGCAGACATCGCGTTTAGCTTCCAGAAGGGCATTGATAAAACTACTTTTACCGGCTTTCACCTCGCCCACAATCACAAACATAAATGGCTCATGAATCCGGTTTCGGAGGTCACTGACGGTCTGTCGTAAGTCATGATAGCCAATATCAGAGGCCAAATTATGGAGGTCTTTGACAATTTCTTCTATATGGGTGCGGTGCGTCTGAAATTTTTGATCTACAAATAAAGCCATTAGGTTGGGTATTTATAAATGGAACCCAATAATATAAGACCATTTTATGCAAATATCTTGTAGCTCGAATGGCAGATAAATTTCTCGGCCCACTATCTCGCAATGATATAACACAGAAGGCTGCCTCTTTAGAAGAAACAGCCTTGATTGTGACGACGGAAGAACGGATCAAAAGTAGATATCCACGTAGTCCACCACATTATTGCCTTCACAATTTTCCATTTCCTGGAGCCGCCAATATTTCCGGGTTCCTGTAGCTTTAAACGTAAAAACCCCATCTTTCACACAAGGTGTTCCCCCGTTTATATAACTCGTTTTGGTGACAATCTGGCCTTTAAACTTAAACTCCCGCGCATTAACCATCTGAAGGACGGCACCATTGATGGTGACATAATCATCGGTTGTACGGCTGCGGTGTTCACCACGAATCATCAGGGTACCTGCTTCGTTGGTTACTTTTGCCGTTCCAAAGTAGTCGTGGCTTACCCATTGCAAAGACATTTTTCGGTTACCAATCAGTTTCGTTTTATGCGCGGTGCTTCCGATGGTTTTTTGTGCCCAAGCAGCAGTCGGAGTCAATATGCACAACAATAAAAGAACGTACAAGGAACGCTTCATAAATAATTATTTTTATTTGATTAAGGATTAACGTTTTTTGAACAAAACATCATTGGGTCGGATGCTTCCACGATCCACCACCAACTTTTGATATCCCATACTTCGGCTACTCAGGACAATGTCGTCATCGTCTGGACCACTGCTTTTCACATCTCCCCGATAGCGCTCGTAGAGGTATTGGCTTAATTCAAACGAAGAGACATTGCCATCGCCGTCTTCGTCTGCATTGGTTTGTAGCAGGGCATCTGCAAAGAACTTCGCCAAATATCCCCCTGCTTGAAATTTAAAGGCAACCCCAGAGGTCACATCTTCTTCCGACGAAAAAAGCCCCATTCTTCCTGGTTTAGAGATTACATCTTTGGAAAAACCGCCACTAAAACAGGAGTCTAGAATGAGCAAGGTTGTTTTTGCTTTCACTTGGTCTAATAAAAGATTCATTTCATCGTCGAGAATTTCGGCATCATAAAGTTCGATAGACTCATCCCGTTGGTCGGGATCACTGGATTGCCAGTTTTGGCGTGCATAACGTCCACCATGACCCGAATAGAAGAGCACAAACATGTCTTGCGGGCCCACTTTTGAAGCAAGTCGCCGCAATTCGGCCTTGAAGTTAGCAACGGTTGCTTGTGCATCGGTCAGCACCACACCGTTCGTTTGCGGCATATTGGCGCCACGCACCAAGGCATCCTTGGCGGTTCTGGCATCTTGGGCGGTATAACGGAGAGGAGATTGGCGGCCATTATAATCACTAATCCCCACAAAAAGACCATATATAGAAGGCCCAGAAGTAGGGCGGCCAGGTTGAGGATTAAGACGCGGCTGTGGATTAGGACGCCTCGGTTCTTCGCGGCCAACCGGTGGAGTTGCCCCACGAAGCAACTTCATGCTATACGTCCCTACATCCTTTTTAGAATAGGCTGTAGCCGTAATCCGGTAACGACCTGTTCCGGGCAATGTTAGTTCAATGCGACTTTTGCGGTTACTACCTTCCCAGTCGTCATTGGTGATGTCACTTCCATCTGGCAAGATCAGTTCGAGAAAGGGGTCAAACGCAGTAGTGGCCAGTTCTATCACTACGTTTTCGCCTTTTCGTCCTTCAAAAGCATAATAATCACAAAAGGCGCCATCTTCCGAGGTCGCATCACCATGCTCCAATTTTCCTTGTTTACTTTGCCCAATGGCCATGACAATCACATCGCGTTGCTCTTGTTGTGCAGCCCCCGTTCCTTCGTTCGTGGTCCCAATCTTAACAGAATAGGCCCCCGTTTCTCCTTTGCCATAAGCCGTAACGTAGATTTTATAGGTGCCATTTTCCGTTAGATTTAGGTCTAATGCTGCACGGTCTTTGTCTTCGCCCGCATCGTCGTTTTCATGTTGTTTTCCGCTTGGCGTCTTGATAATTAGGTAGGGGTCAAAATCTGTAGAAACCAATGTTACTTTCAGGCTCTGCCCCGGAATGCCTTCCACCTCGTAGGTGTCAAAAAATTCTCCGGTGGTCAGTTTCGTATCTGTGGTAGCGAGCGCCCCCGTGAGCGAGCGGTTCGTGGCGCCCGCCAGTGCGGCACTCCGGTTCGTAACCGTTAAGAGGTATCGCCCTTTTTGATTGGGCCGAGAAGACGTAATACGAACCGTAATCTTGCCGGACTTCTGCGCCGAGAAGATAATCTGGGATTTTGAGTTGCTCCCATCGTGGTCATCATTGTCCTGTTGTTGTCCGCCTTCTGGAAGCACGATCAGGTAGGGGTCAAATTCCCGCGAAAAGAGGTCAAAAACGAGGATCTGACCTCTCGCTGCTTCTATAACATGTTCGTCATAAAATTCCCCAGACTTGAGTTTTTTATCTCCGGTTTGGAGCATTCCCCTAAACTCTTCGGGGTCTTCGTCTTGAGAAAAGGCGGAAGGTACAAGACCTAACCACAAAAAACAGCATAAAAAGATAAAACGCATGGTGGATTTGGTTTGATGTTTGCGAATGAAGGCTTAGATGAGTGGTATCAAAACCAAAATGGTTTGGTTGCTTAAACGAAAAGCAACTGCCAAATCGTTTAATTGGAAACTTTTTAACGTTTTCGACAGTCAGGTTGGAAACTAATGAACTTTTCCGCATTCCCAAAACGAAATCCCCCAGATAAAATGTTAACCCGTCTTCAAATAAAGACCCTCTTTTGGTTTTTCTGGATCATGACACCCGTACAAATGACGGTTGCTCAGGGGAATATCGAAAAATACCAGTTGGCAGACAGTTATTTACGTTCCAACCAGACCGACAAGGCCATTCCTTTACTGGAAGATGTGTTGGCAGCAAACCCAAGGGAGTATGCTTTCTACGACCGCCTACGCGAAGCTTATGCCACCACAAAACGCTACGAGGATGCCCTCCGAATTATTGATCAGCGGTTGGGGTGGGATCCCAGCCCAAACATTATGGCCGATAAAGCCGCAGTTCTGTTTAAACAAGGCAAAGAATTATTGGCCATGGATACATGGGAACAAGCCATTGAACGCGCGCCTAACGACCAAAACACGTACCGAATGGTTTTCTACTCGCTATACAGGGAGCGGTTATTCGACCAAGCAACGGCTTTTTTGGAAAAAGCACGCACAAAGTTTAATGATGCCAAACTCTTTAATATGGAGATGGCGTATGGTTATGGATTTGCCGGAAAATTTGATAAAGCTATTTCGGAATATTTGATTCTGGTCTTGGAAAACCCAGCCATGATTTCTTTTGTCAAGGCCCAATTGGCCCAAATGAACGAACAACAAGGCGCTTTAGCAGCTTTTACCACCGCCGTAGATCGAGCAGTTCGGCAGACCCCCCTCAACAAAACCTATCGGGAACTTGCCGCTTGGTTATATCTCGAAGCCAGCGATTACCAAAAAGCCCTTCAAGCAAATGTAGCCTTAGACCGCTTAGAGAACATGAATGGGGCTAATATCTATAGTTTTGCCCAAACTGCCGCCGATGCCGGATATTTCGACGTGGCCGAAGAGGCCTATAAGTTGATTATAAGCCAATATGCGGCCTCGCCTATGGCACCAAATGCGCAATTGTCCTTGGCCACTATGCTGCGTAAACGTGCCGAGACCTTATTGGAAAAAACCCTTTCTCCGGCGGGATTGCCCACCTCGGCACCCAACTATGAGGCCGCCAAACAAGCCTATCAACAATTTGCGGATGCCTATCCTACTCATCCACTTACGCCGCAAATGCTCTATGAACTGGCCGAGCTATACCAAAATGTATTTTTTGACCTGACCAATGCAGAGGCCACCCACCGCCGGATAGAAAAACAATTCTTTGGGACAGAATATTACTGGAAGTCCCAGTATGAACTTGGGCAGTTGGCGGTACTCCAAAACAACTTAGAACAAGCCAATACCTATTACAATAAAGTGCATGTCTCGCTCCGTACAGGCGAATTGGCAGAAAAGGCTCAGTTTCAAAAAGCACTCATGGCGTTTTATCAAGGTCACTTCGAGATGGCTAAATCCATCACCGAGGTCATCAACCAAAACACCACTACCGATGTCACCAACGACGCGATAGAACTCAAGGTCATTATCCGCGAAAATACCGAGCAAGATACCGTTTTGGTTCCAATGAATTTGTTTGCCAAAGCCCGCTTGTTCGAGCGACAACGCAAATTTGGGGATGCTTTGGACAAGTTAGATTCGTTGATTACCCATTTTAAAGACCACACCCTTATAGACGAAGCCCGTTTTTCTCGCGCAGGCGTGCTACGTGCTTTAGGGCGATTCCCCGAAGCCATCGAGGCTTATAAAGCCGTACAGAAAGACTACCCAAAAAGTTATTTGGCAGACCGTGCACTCTTTGACATTGCAGAAATTTTGGCACAAAACGATCCCGATAAACGCAAAGCCATAGACCAATACGCCGAAGTACTCATAAAATACCCCGGCTCCCTCCTTGCCCCTGAAGTTCGTTCACGCATCCGAAAGTTGCGGGGCGATAAAATATCCTCATAACATGTACACCCGCGATACCGTCCTCCGCCTTATAGAACAATATGCCCGCATCGTTGCGCAGGCATTGGGCTTGGCACGGGAAAACAAACGCACCGAAGCCGAACAAGTCCTCAATGAAGCCCTACACGACCTTACGGGGCTTCCCGCGTCGGTTTTATGGACAACCCCCTCCGAAAAATTAGTCCGATGGCTTGCTGAAGACCAATTTTTTGATGCCGACCGATTCGAAACCTTGGGCGATGTGTATGTGGCCCGCGCCGAAGTGGCCGACACCGGAACAGAGTTTGAAATTTCGCTAATGTGCTATCGAACGGCGGGCATCATGTATCAGGCAGCCCAAAAGATAAATCCTAAAATATTCTCGCTACCGCTACAACGGAAGATCCAATTTGTGTCTGAATGTATCGCGGCATTTTCCACCCAAGACCTCGACCAACCATGAAAAAACGGCGCTTATCCATTCTTTTGGTGCTTTTGCTTGGCTCCGCTATACCAAGCCGCACGCAAAGTATCCTCATTCCGAT
This window encodes:
- a CDS encoding sulfite exporter TauE/SafE family protein, producing MVQYLTGDVLALLIGLSLGLIGGGGSILTVPVLVYVMGINPVISTAYSLFIVGSTSLVGAADYAKKDLIDFRTAAVFALPSFLAVFLVRKFVVPAIPDVLFSIQGFVLTRETGLMVLFALIMLGAAASMIYSRTSVEQTGTLSFNYPMIMLEGLIVGAVTGLVGAGGGFLIIPALVLLANLPIKKAVGTSLLIIAVKSLFGFLGDVMNMPTIDWQLLLNFTLFATIGIFTGSYLSKYVAPASLKKGFGWFLVIMAGYILTKELWIN
- a CDS encoding dynamin family protein gives rise to the protein MALFVDQKFQTHRTHIEEIVKDLHNLASDIGYHDLRQTVSDLRNRIHEPFMFVIVGEVKAGKSSFINALLEAKRDVCKVAPSPCTDTVQQILYGEQEEVVVVNEHLKKIFTPEPILQEIAIVDTPGTNTIVAHHQEITERFIPASDLIVFVFESKNPYRQSAWDFFDFIHSDWRKKIIFVLQQKDLMNPADLAINKQGVVDYAIKKGIAQPVVFAASAKQEQEGLVEESGFGEIRAYIRENITGGKAPYLKLRNNISTSQNINDKIAAALAIRVKQYEADVVFRADIKETLESQSRKSVKQVAVLSENLLAGYDHITRRVEHTLEDGLSFFTLLKRSVSSIFDAGASPQAWIKQLSYHFEQDLQSEMRRKLEEGVGDIADQIQTMARLVDMKIKNSQTILKNNHEIFSDIAERRSTVLADLQSTFTTFLSRSENFRADGLSDQNTSFSPNIATGSGLAIIGVILATVTQGAILDITGGLLTTMGLLFAGVTVGLKRRRIMDEFREEVTKGRTQLEKEVHQRLNSYINTLKDRIDANFDDFDALLELEGRSLALYTTRQQDIRKRLDDLDKAF
- a CDS encoding caspase family protein — protein: MRFIFLCCFLWLGLVPSAFSQDEDPEEFRGMLQTGDKKLKSGEFYDEHVIEAARGQILVFDLFSREFDPYLIVLPEGGQQQDNDDHDGSNSKSQIIFSAQKSGKITVRITSSRPNQKGRYLLTVTNRSAALAGATNRSLTGALATTDTKLTTGEFFDTYEVEGIPGQSLKVTLVSTDFDPYLIIKTPSGKQHENDDAGEDKDRAALDLNLTENGTYKIYVTAYGKGETGAYSVKIGTTNEGTGAAQQEQRDVIVMAIGQSKQGKLEHGDATSEDGAFCDYYAFEGRKGENVVIELATTAFDPFLELILPDGSDITNDDWEGSNRKSRIELTLPGTGRYRITATAYSKKDVGTYSMKLLRGATPPVGREEPRRPNPQPRLNPQPGRPTSGPSIYGLFVGISDYNGRQSPLRYTAQDARTAKDALVRGANMPQTNGVVLTDAQATVANFKAELRRLASKVGPQDMFVLFYSGHGGRYARQNWQSSDPDQRDESIELYDAEILDDEMNLLLDQVKAKTTLLILDSCFSGGFSKDVISKPGRMGLFSSEEDVTSGVAFKFQAGGYLAKFFADALLQTNADEDGDGNVSSFELSQYLYERYRGDVKSSGPDDDDIVLSSRSMGYQKLVVDRGSIRPNDVLFKKR
- a CDS encoding tetratricopeptide repeat protein, translating into MLTRLQIKTLFWFFWIMTPVQMTVAQGNIEKYQLADSYLRSNQTDKAIPLLEDVLAANPREYAFYDRLREAYATTKRYEDALRIIDQRLGWDPSPNIMADKAAVLFKQGKELLAMDTWEQAIERAPNDQNTYRMVFYSLYRERLFDQATAFLEKARTKFNDAKLFNMEMAYGYGFAGKFDKAISEYLILVLENPAMISFVKAQLAQMNEQQGALAAFTTAVDRAVRQTPLNKTYRELAAWLYLEASDYQKALQANVALDRLENMNGANIYSFAQTAADAGYFDVAEEAYKLIISQYAASPMAPNAQLSLATMLRKRAETLLEKTLSPAGLPTSAPNYEAAKQAYQQFADAYPTHPLTPQMLYELAELYQNVFFDLTNAEATHRRIEKQFFGTEYYWKSQYELGQLAVLQNNLEQANTYYNKVHVSLRTGELAEKAQFQKALMAFYQGHFEMAKSITEVINQNTTTDVTNDAIELKVIIRENTEQDTVLVPMNLFAKARLFERQRKFGDALDKLDSLITHFKDHTLIDEARFSRAGVLRALGRFPEAIEAYKAVQKDYPKSYLADRALFDIAEILAQNDPDKRKAIDQYAEVLIKYPGSLLAPEVRSRIRKLRGDKISS